A section of the Rhizobium sp. SSA_523 genome encodes:
- a CDS encoding YbjN domain-containing protein, with protein sequence MSLIDIDMERHSNPVDMIEFVAASNDWTFERAGEDEIAMTVAGHWTDYHISFSWMEEFEALHLACAFDIRIPDARVNEVIRLLSQINGQVLMGHFDLWRQEDVVIFRQSLLLSGGAEPTNQQVEVLLSNALETCETYFQAFQFVVWSGLEAKKAMEAVLFETVGEC encoded by the coding sequence ATGAGCCTGATAGATATCGATATGGAACGTCACTCGAACCCGGTCGACATGATCGAGTTCGTCGCAGCCTCCAATGACTGGACGTTCGAACGTGCGGGCGAGGACGAAATCGCCATGACGGTCGCCGGACACTGGACGGACTACCACATTTCCTTTTCCTGGATGGAGGAGTTCGAAGCTCTGCATCTGGCCTGCGCTTTCGATATCCGCATCCCCGATGCGCGCGTCAACGAGGTGATCCGCCTGCTGTCGCAGATCAATGGCCAGGTGCTGATGGGGCATTTCGACCTGTGGCGACAGGAAGACGTGGTGATCTTCCGCCAGTCGCTCCTGCTGTCGGGCGGTGCGGAACCGACCAATCAGCAGGTGGAGGTTCTGCTGTCGAATGCGCTGGAAACCTGCGAAACCTATTTCCAGGCTTTTCAGTTCGTCGTCTGGTCCGGACTGGAAGCCAAGAAGGCCATGGAAGCCGTATTGTTCGAAACCGTGGGTGAGTGCTGA
- a CDS encoding response regulator, whose translation MGNAPVPLSDDAAHLLVVDDDTRIRDLLNRYLMEQGFRVTVAGDAAEARRKLEGLDFDLMILDVMMPGETGIALTQSMRDKRPIPIILLTAKAEAQSRIEGLEAGADDYLPKPFDPRELVLRINNILRRNMQADTPKIDQIMFGPFTFSIARKELRRAAETIRLTDREQDIMLLFALRAGETIPRHELIGDDAEVGERTIDVQINRLRRKIEEDPANPVYLQTVRGVGYRLSID comes from the coding sequence ATGGGGAATGCGCCAGTGCCGCTGTCGGATGATGCAGCCCATCTTCTCGTGGTGGACGACGATACGCGCATCCGCGATCTTCTCAACCGGTACCTGATGGAACAGGGCTTCCGCGTCACCGTGGCGGGTGATGCCGCAGAAGCCCGCCGCAAGCTGGAAGGCCTCGATTTCGACCTGATGATCCTCGATGTCATGATGCCCGGCGAAACAGGCATTGCGCTGACCCAGTCCATGCGGGACAAGCGGCCGATCCCGATCATTCTCCTCACCGCCAAGGCGGAGGCGCAATCGCGCATCGAGGGACTGGAGGCGGGCGCCGACGATTATCTGCCGAAACCCTTCGATCCGCGCGAACTCGTTTTGCGCATCAACAATATCCTGCGACGCAACATGCAGGCGGACACGCCGAAGATCGACCAGATCATGTTCGGCCCCTTCACCTTCTCCATTGCCCGCAAGGAGCTGCGCCGGGCGGCCGAAACCATCCGGTTGACGGACCGCGAGCAGGACATCATGCTGCTCTTCGCGCTGCGGGCGGGCGAAACCATTCCCCGCCACGAATTGATCGGCGACGATGCCGAAGTGGGAGAACGCACGATCGACGTCCAGATCAACCGCTTGCGGCGCAAGATCGAGGAAGATCCGGCCAATCCGGTCTATCTGCAGACGGTGCGCGGCGTCGGCTATCGTCTCAGCATCGATTGA
- the lgt gene encoding prolipoprotein diacylglyceryl transferase — MYSAPSLLAILPYPNIDPIAFAIGPVAIHWYGIAYVVGIMLGWYFAKQMVARADLWPGGISPMSPDKLDDFLVWVAAGVVLGGRIGYILFYDLAAVADNPLRALEIWNGGMSFHGGLIGTTLAMILFARRNDIAVWSLFDTVAAVVPFGLFFGRLANFINGELWGRITDVPWAMVFPTGGPFARHPSQLYEAGLEGIVLFLVLRYLTHRRKALRQPGVVAGVFVCGYALSRIFVEFFREPDPQLGYLAFGWLTMGMILSLPMLFIGLWAIWRARRATSLY; from the coding sequence TTGTACTCAGCGCCCAGTCTCCTCGCTATACTGCCCTATCCGAACATTGATCCGATCGCCTTCGCCATCGGCCCGGTCGCCATCCACTGGTATGGCATCGCCTATGTCGTCGGCATCATGCTCGGCTGGTACTTCGCCAAGCAGATGGTGGCGCGCGCCGATCTCTGGCCGGGCGGCATCTCGCCCATGTCGCCGGACAAGCTGGACGATTTCCTCGTCTGGGTGGCCGCCGGCGTCGTCCTGGGCGGGCGCATCGGCTATATCCTCTTCTACGATCTGGCGGCCGTGGCGGACAACCCGCTGCGCGCGCTTGAAATCTGGAATGGCGGGATGTCCTTCCACGGCGGGCTGATCGGCACCACGCTCGCCATGATCCTGTTTGCACGGCGCAACGATATTGCCGTCTGGAGCCTGTTCGACACCGTGGCCGCCGTCGTGCCCTTCGGACTGTTCTTCGGCCGCCTGGCCAATTTCATCAATGGCGAACTCTGGGGCCGCATCACCGATGTCCCCTGGGCCATGGTTTTCCCGACCGGCGGTCCCTTTGCGCGCCATCCCAGCCAGCTTTACGAGGCGGGGCTGGAAGGCATCGTGCTGTTTCTGGTTCTCAGATACCTCACTCATCGCCGCAAGGCCTTGCGCCAGCCGGGCGTGGTCGCCGGCGTTTTCGTCTGCGGCTACGCCCTGTCGCGGATCTTCGTGGAGTTTTTCCGGGAGCCGGATCCGCAACTCGGCTACCTGGCCTTCGGCTGGCTTACGATGGGCATGATCCTGTCGCTCCCCATGCTCTTCATCGGCCTGTGGGCGATCTGGCGCGCCCGTCGTGCCACGTCCCTTTACTGA
- a CDS encoding MBL fold metallo-hydrolase codes for MGQLQAGVIPVTPFQQNCTILFDSDTKQAVVVDPGGDVDKILAIVDEQGLAVKEIWITHGHIDHAGGAEDLRAALGVPVTGPHTADKPLLDALPTHGAALGIDLPAKAVTPDRWLQDGDVVELGEHRFEVLHCPGHAPGHVIFFNREMRFCIMGDVLFNGSIGRTDLPGGNHQQLLDSIRDKVLPLGDDVGFLCGHGPASRIGDERRNNPFLRGL; via the coding sequence ATGGGCCAGCTTCAAGCGGGTGTCATTCCGGTCACACCCTTCCAGCAGAATTGCACCATCCTGTTCGATAGCGACACCAAGCAGGCGGTCGTGGTCGATCCCGGCGGTGATGTCGACAAGATCCTCGCCATCGTCGACGAACAGGGCCTGGCAGTGAAGGAGATATGGATCACCCATGGCCATATCGACCATGCCGGCGGCGCCGAGGACCTTCGCGCCGCGCTCGGCGTTCCGGTCACCGGACCGCATACGGCAGACAAACCGCTGCTCGATGCCCTGCCGACGCACGGCGCCGCGCTGGGCATCGATCTTCCCGCAAAGGCCGTGACTCCCGACCGCTGGCTGCAGGACGGCGATGTGGTCGAACTCGGCGAGCATCGCTTCGAGGTGCTGCATTGCCCTGGCCATGCGCCGGGCCACGTGATCTTCTTCAATCGCGAGATGCGCTTTTGCATCATGGGCGATGTCCTCTTCAACGGCTCGATCGGCCGGACCGATCTGCCTGGAGGCAACCATCAGCAATTGCTGGACAGTATTCGCGACAAGGTTCTGCCGCTCGGCGATGATGTGGGCTTCCTCTGCGGCCATGGACCGGCAAGCCGGATCGGCGACGAACGCCGCAACAATCCCTTTCT
- the proC gene encoding pyrroline-5-carboxylate reductase encodes MPVSASTPLVLVGAGNMGGAMLSGWLKNGVDGASVLVIDPGPSEAMAAQMKEAGARHERSAPEGVTAAIVFIAVKPQVMETVLPPLKALIGPETVIVSVAAGKTLAFLAQHLGDAGMVRAMPNTPAMIGRGVTGAYANDRVTDSMRAEVHDLLKVSGPVEWVEREEDIDAVTAVSGSGPAYVFYLVECMAEAGRKLGLPADLSMRLARETVAGAGELLHRSPEEASRLRQNVTSPGGTTAAALSVLMAPEAMQPLFDKAIAAARLRAEELGR; translated from the coding sequence ATGCCTGTCTCAGCGTCGACGCCGCTCGTGCTTGTGGGCGCCGGCAATATGGGCGGCGCCATGCTGTCCGGCTGGTTGAAGAATGGCGTTGACGGCGCCTCGGTGCTGGTCATCGATCCCGGTCCCTCCGAGGCCATGGCCGCGCAGATGAAAGAGGCCGGTGCACGCCACGAGCGTTCGGCCCCTGAAGGGGTGACGGCCGCCATTGTGTTCATCGCCGTCAAGCCGCAGGTGATGGAGACCGTTCTGCCGCCGCTGAAAGCGCTGATCGGACCCGAGACGGTGATCGTCTCGGTGGCGGCCGGCAAGACGCTGGCCTTTCTCGCGCAGCATCTGGGCGATGCCGGCATGGTCCGTGCCATGCCCAATACGCCGGCCATGATCGGCCGTGGCGTGACCGGCGCCTATGCCAATGACCGGGTGACGGATTCCATGCGCGCGGAGGTTCATGATCTGCTGAAGGTTAGCGGTCCGGTGGAATGGGTCGAGCGGGAAGAAGATATCGACGCTGTCACGGCGGTGTCCGGCAGCGGCCCGGCCTATGTCTTCTATCTGGTCGAATGCATGGCGGAAGCGGGGCGCAAGCTGGGGCTTCCGGCGGATCTTTCCATGCGGCTGGCGCGAGAAACCGTTGCCGGTGCCGGCGAACTCCTGCATCGCTCGCCGGAGGAGGCTTCGCGCCTGCGCCAGAACGTGACCTCGCCGGGCGGAACGACCGCCGCGGCGCTTTCGGTGCTGATGGCGCCAGAGGCAATGCAGCCGCTATTCGACAAGGCCATTGCTGCGGCGCGCCTGCGCGCGGAAGAGCTCGGCCGCTGA
- a CDS encoding accessory factor UbiK family protein: MSTGSNRMLDEFARMMTDAAGAAQGFRQEAETAMRAQMERFINSMDLVKREEFEVVRDMAIKARDENEALKARIEALEARHSSEA, translated from the coding sequence ATGTCGACCGGTAGCAATCGGATGCTGGATGAATTCGCGCGGATGATGACGGATGCAGCCGGCGCCGCCCAGGGCTTCCGCCAGGAGGCGGAGACCGCCATGCGCGCGCAGATGGAGCGGTTCATCAATTCGATGGATCTCGTCAAGCGCGAGGAATTCGAAGTGGTGCGCGACATGGCGATCAAGGCGCGCGACGAGAACGAGGCGCTGAAGGCACGGATCGAGGCTCTGGAAGCCCGCCACTCCTCGGAGGCCTGA
- a CDS encoding MarR family transcriptional regulator: MREGLKGTAVPSGSTAKAAKKALPPMPAVDESQIDFETIELFFFAYRDFISDPDAILAEIEMGRAHHRVVYFVSRHPGMMVTDLLDTLQITKQSLARVLKQLIDSGYIRQMAGAKDRRQRRLYPTLAGRELALALSEPQSRRISHAMQGLSPEQRNGVQAFLRAMRGRDENLARREMEVE, encoded by the coding sequence ATGCGCGAGGGCTTGAAAGGAACAGCAGTGCCATCGGGATCGACCGCCAAAGCCGCAAAGAAGGCATTGCCGCCCATGCCGGCGGTCGATGAAAGCCAGATCGACTTCGAAACGATCGAACTCTTCTTCTTCGCCTATCGCGACTTCATCTCCGATCCGGACGCCATTCTTGCGGAGATCGAGATGGGCCGCGCGCATCACCGCGTCGTCTATTTCGTCAGCCGGCATCCCGGCATGATGGTGACGGATCTTCTGGACACGCTGCAGATCACCAAGCAAAGCCTTGCACGGGTGCTGAAACAGCTGATCGATAGCGGCTATATCCGGCAGATGGCGGGCGCCAAGGATCGGCGCCAGCGGCGGCTTTACCCGACCCTTGCGGGGCGCGAACTGGCGCTGGCGCTGTCGGAGCCTCAGTCCCGCCGCATATCCCATGCAATGCAGGGCCTCTCGCCGGAGCAGCGGAATGGCGTGCAGGCCTTCCTGCGCGCCATGCGAGGCCGCGACGAAAACCTGGCCCGACGCGAGATGGAGGTGGAGTGA
- a CDS encoding class I SAM-dependent methyltransferase: MTTPLADKIKSLIRMNGPISVTDYFALCLADPEHGYYRTREPFGPGGDFVTAPEISQLFGEMLGIFMVHAWQSHGSPTPVRLVEIGPGRGTMMLDMLRVIAKLAPPLHETLSVHLVETSERLRGVQRVTLEAFSARITWHSAFEEVPEGFTLIAANELFDAIPIRQFVKTRTGFRERMVGLDAEDELAFGVGMASIDPALLPPTGGQEPEGTIFEVAPARQAVMHALCERLGQHGGTALILDYGHMVSGYGDTLQAVLNHDYDPPLAHPGRADLTSHVDFEDLARVARAAGVQINGCLHQGDFLFGLGLGERAKRLAQGKAEPEQRAIALAVDRLAGAGEGRMGELFKVLAVSSPSVTLAPFRPPRG; this comes from the coding sequence TTGACGACACCGCTGGCCGACAAGATAAAGTCCCTGATCCGCATGAACGGTCCCATCAGCGTGACCGATTATTTCGCTTTGTGCCTGGCCGATCCGGAGCATGGCTATTACAGGACCCGCGAACCCTTCGGTCCAGGCGGCGATTTTGTCACGGCGCCGGAGATCAGCCAGTTGTTTGGCGAAATGCTCGGCATCTTCATGGTGCATGCCTGGCAGAGCCATGGCAGCCCGACGCCGGTGCGGCTGGTGGAGATCGGCCCCGGCCGCGGCACGATGATGCTGGACATGCTGCGCGTCATCGCCAAACTTGCCCCGCCGCTGCACGAGACGCTTTCCGTTCATCTGGTCGAGACCAGCGAGCGTCTGCGCGGCGTGCAGCGCGTGACGCTGGAGGCCTTCTCCGCCCGCATCACTTGGCATTCCGCCTTCGAGGAAGTGCCGGAGGGATTCACCCTGATTGCCGCCAACGAACTCTTCGATGCCATTCCCATCCGGCAGTTCGTCAAGACCCGCACCGGCTTTCGCGAGCGCATGGTCGGGCTGGATGCCGAAGACGAGCTCGCCTTCGGCGTCGGCATGGCGTCCATCGATCCGGCGCTTCTGCCGCCTACCGGCGGCCAGGAACCCGAAGGCACGATCTTCGAGGTCGCCCCTGCCCGCCAGGCTGTGATGCATGCGCTGTGCGAGAGGCTGGGGCAGCATGGCGGAACCGCGCTGATCCTCGACTACGGCCATATGGTCAGCGGCTACGGCGATACGCTGCAGGCCGTCCTCAACCATGATTACGACCCTCCGCTTGCCCATCCGGGCCGCGCGGACCTGACCAGCCATGTCGATTTCGAGGATCTGGCGCGGGTGGCGAGAGCTGCCGGCGTGCAGATCAATGGCTGTCTGCATCAGGGCGACTTCCTCTTCGGACTGGGCCTTGGTGAACGCGCCAAGCGGCTTGCCCAGGGCAAGGCCGAGCCCGAGCAGCGCGCCATCGCGCTCGCTGTCGACCGGCTGGCCGGGGCGGGAGAAGGCCGCATGGGCGAATTGTTCAAGGTCCTGGCCGTCTCCAGCCCGAGCGTCACTCTTGCACCCTTCCGCCCACCCAGAGGTTGA
- a CDS encoding ATP-binding protein: protein MKHVAETARRNAAHLRERLRRDLSFLPESLRAGVQRIKSPPGWAPIGRWLKRRMPTGLYMRTVLIVVIPMLLTQTVVSAVFMERHWRNVTERLAQGTTRDIAAIIEMIRTFPPADGDYSAIARIARDQLTMNISIEPGAQLPPPRPKPFFEILDDILAEQINKQIHLPFWIDTVGDSRLVEIRIQLADKVLRVYTVRNQTYAANTHIFLVWMFGTSLLLISISILFLRGQIRPILALARAAESFGKGQRAGPFVPRGADEIRRAGYAFIQMRERIERQMEQRTAMLAGISHDLRTILTRFKLQLALAGNNPDLAGMSADVEDMQSMLEGYLAFARTEAEEDFGELKLSELLEKIRADFTLHGKVMTYSIEGEDVLAVRPGAFTRLVGNLAQNAQRYAKTLHIDARHSAKWLTLTLDDDGPGIPETSREDVFKPFYRLDEARNLNASGTGLGLSIARDIARAHGGNVTLSDSPQGGLRAVVRVPA, encoded by the coding sequence ATGAAGCATGTCGCTGAAACGGCACGGAGGAACGCGGCGCATCTGCGCGAGCGGCTCCGCCGGGACCTGAGCTTTCTTCCCGAGAGCCTGCGGGCTGGCGTTCAGCGCATAAAGTCGCCGCCCGGTTGGGCACCCATCGGCCGCTGGCTGAAACGCCGCATGCCGACCGGCCTCTATATGCGGACGGTGCTGATCGTCGTCATCCCCATGCTGCTGACCCAGACCGTCGTCTCGGCGGTGTTCATGGAACGGCACTGGCGCAATGTCACGGAACGGCTGGCGCAGGGCACGACCCGCGATATCGCCGCCATCATCGAGATGATCCGCACCTTTCCGCCTGCCGATGGCGATTACAGCGCAATTGCGCGGATTGCCCGCGACCAGCTGACGATGAACATCTCGATCGAACCGGGCGCGCAGCTGCCGCCCCCGCGGCCCAAGCCCTTCTTCGAGATCCTGGACGACATTCTCGCCGAGCAGATCAACAAGCAGATCCACCTGCCCTTCTGGATCGACACCGTGGGCGACAGCCGGCTCGTCGAGATCCGCATCCAGCTGGCCGACAAGGTGCTGCGGGTTTATACGGTGCGCAACCAGACCTATGCGGCCAATACGCATATCTTCCTGGTCTGGATGTTCGGCACATCGCTGCTTCTGATCAGCATTTCCATCCTGTTCCTGCGCGGCCAGATCCGCCCCATCCTGGCGCTTGCCCGCGCCGCGGAAAGCTTCGGCAAGGGGCAGCGGGCGGGGCCTTTCGTGCCGCGGGGCGCCGATGAGATCCGCCGCGCCGGCTATGCCTTCATCCAGATGCGCGAGCGTATCGAGCGGCAGATGGAGCAGCGCACCGCCATGCTTGCCGGCATCAGCCACGACCTGCGCACCATTCTCACGCGCTTCAAGCTGCAGCTGGCGCTGGCGGGCAACAATCCCGACCTCGCCGGCATGAGCGCCGACGTGGAGGATATGCAGAGCATGCTCGAAGGCTATCTCGCCTTTGCCCGCACCGAGGCGGAGGAGGATTTCGGCGAGCTGAAGCTGAGCGAGCTGCTGGAGAAGATCAGGGCGGATTTTACCCTGCACGGCAAGGTCATGACCTATAGCATCGAGGGCGAGGACGTGCTGGCGGTCCGGCCCGGCGCCTTTACCCGGCTGGTCGGCAATCTCGCCCAAAACGCCCAGCGTTACGCAAAGACGCTTCACATCGATGCCCGCCACAGCGCCAAATGGCTGACCCTGACGCTGGACGACGATGGTCCCGGCATTCCCGAGACATCGCGCGAGGATGTATTCAAGCCTTTCTACCGGCTGGACGAGGCGCGCAATCTGAACGCCTCCGGCACCGGGCTCGGCCTGTCGATCGCCCGCGATATTGCCCGCGCCCATGGCGGCAATGTGACGCTCTCCGACAGTCCGCAAGGGGGCTTGCGCGCGGTTGTCAGGGTTCCGGCCTGA
- the pgeF gene encoding peptidoglycan editing factor PgeF — MREPVLAPIESPLLAQSCGPSIRHGFFTRKGGVSSGLYSSLNVGLGSNDRREDVLENRRRVAAYFLQPPERLATVHQVHSSDVVTLDGSYAGERPNADALVTRQAGLVLGVLAADCGPILFADPKNKVIGAAHAGWKGALFGIADNTIAAMIALGAEREHIHACLGPSISGRSYEVGPEFVERFLAEDPAYRAFFTPSSRERHALFDLPGLTTMRLKAAGICAENLDIDTYPDGDRFFSYRRTTHLGEADYGRQISAIAIMEA, encoded by the coding sequence ATGCGGGAGCCGGTTCTGGCGCCGATCGAAAGCCCCCTCCTGGCGCAAAGCTGCGGCCCTTCGATCCGCCATGGCTTCTTCACGCGCAAGGGCGGCGTCTCCTCCGGCCTCTATTCCAGCCTCAATGTCGGCCTTGGCTCCAATGACCGGCGCGAGGATGTGCTGGAGAACCGCCGCCGCGTCGCAGCCTATTTCCTTCAGCCGCCGGAGAGGCTGGCGACCGTTCATCAGGTGCATTCCAGCGATGTTGTCACGCTTGACGGCTCCTATGCCGGCGAGCGGCCGAATGCCGACGCCCTCGTGACGCGCCAGGCAGGCCTCGTTCTCGGTGTCCTCGCGGCCGATTGCGGGCCGATCCTGTTTGCCGATCCGAAGAACAAGGTGATCGGCGCGGCCCATGCGGGCTGGAAGGGCGCGCTCTTCGGCATTGCCGACAATACGATCGCGGCCATGATCGCGCTTGGCGCCGAAAGGGAGCATATCCACGCCTGCCTCGGCCCCTCGATCAGCGGCAGGAGCTATGAGGTCGGTCCGGAATTCGTCGAGCGTTTTCTGGCTGAGGATCCGGCCTATCGCGCCTTCTTCACCCCGTCGTCGAGAGAGCGGCACGCTCTGTTCGATCTGCCGGGCCTGACGACGATGCGGCTGAAGGCGGCCGGCATCTGCGCGGAAAACCTGGACATCGATACCTATCCGGACGGAGACAGGTTCTTTTCCTATCGCCGCACCACCCATCTGGGCGAAGCCGATTACGGTCGCCAGATTTCAGCCATTGCGATCATGGAGGCGTAA
- a CDS encoding tRNA-binding protein: MAEISYDDFEKVEIRVGTIVEAEEFPQARKPAYKLKIDFGAEIGVRRSSAQITVHYTPDGLIGRQVLAVVNFPPRQIGPFRSEVLTLGFADDAGAIVLAGVERPVPNGQRMI; encoded by the coding sequence ATGGCGGAGATCAGCTATGACGACTTCGAAAAGGTGGAGATCCGCGTCGGTACCATCGTCGAGGCCGAGGAATTTCCGCAAGCCCGCAAGCCCGCTTACAAATTGAAGATCGATTTCGGTGCGGAGATCGGTGTCAGGCGCTCCTCGGCGCAGATCACCGTGCATTATACGCCGGACGGGCTGATCGGCCGTCAGGTGCTGGCGGTGGTGAATTTTCCGCCGCGCCAGATCGGCCCCTTCCGATCCGAAGTGCTGACGCTCGGTTTTGCCGATGACGCCGGCGCCATTGTCCTGGCCGGCGTGGAGCGACCTGTGCCGAACGGCCAGAGGATGATCTGA